A region from the Candidatus Schekmanbacteria bacterium genome encodes:
- a CDS encoding prephenate dehydrogenase: protein MDIDKIAIIGCGLIGGSIAHSIKKHHPQKKIIAFDIDKKTLDYVARENLADEAINIEKDKKIDLLRSCKIVVVATPVHLISDTISKILPHLSENSVVTDTGSAKSAIVKFVKKNCGSEAPFIGSHPIAGMEEKGIEYSDSAILEGKRVIITPLKESKKKSLLTIKNFWEKIGMKTVLMSPEEHDRLIAYTSHFPHLAVYLLMNTLEYRGAKNSNLWKCIGPGFKDFTRIAKSSPQLWTDIILLNKKEVLKVSSEFKKQMNKIEALIKSSEKKEIEEYFLKAQKRRKRIK from the coding sequence ATGGATATAGATAAAATTGCAATTATTGGCTGTGGTTTAATTGGAGGGTCAATTGCGCATTCAATCAAAAAGCATCATCCTCAAAAGAAAATTATAGCATTTGATATTGATAAAAAAACATTAGATTATGTCGCCAGAGAAAATTTAGCAGATGAAGCCATCAATATCGAAAAAGATAAAAAAATAGATCTACTTAGAAGTTGTAAAATTGTTGTTGTCGCAACACCTGTACATTTAATTTCTGACACTATCTCTAAAATATTGCCGCATCTTTCAGAAAATTCAGTTGTAACAGATACAGGAAGCGCTAAAAGTGCAATAGTAAAATTCGTTAAAAAAAATTGCGGTTCTGAAGCGCCCTTCATAGGCAGCCATCCTATCGCCGGCATGGAAGAGAAAGGAATCGAGTATTCAGACAGCGCAATATTAGAAGGTAAAAGAGTGATAATAACTCCATTAAAAGAAAGCAAAAAGAAATCTCTTCTTACTATAAAAAATTTTTGGGAAAAAATCGGGATGAAAACGGTTTTAATGTCGCCTGAAGAACATGATAGATTGATTGCTTATACAAGCCATTTCCCTCATCTTGCAGTTTATCTTCTTATGAATACTTTAGAATATAGAGGGGCAAAAAATAGCAACTTATGGAAATGCATTGGACCCGGTTTTAAAGACTTTACAAGAATTGCAAAAAGCAGTCCCCAGTTGTGGACAGATATCATTCTACTCAACAAAAAAGAAGTCTTGAAGGTTTCATCAGAATTCAAAAAGCAAATGAACAAGATTGAGGCTCTAATAAAATCATCAGAAAAAAAAGAGATCGAAGAATATTTCCTGAAAGCCCAAAAAAGGAGAAAAAGGATCAAATAA
- the cmk gene encoding (d)CMP kinase, with translation MAEKKRLIIALDGPAGAGKSTLAKEIALKLGYIYIDTGALYRTIAYLAIRKKIDLNSEKELTELALNTTVSLKYTPEGIEIKANGEDVSSKIRSREVSMGASKVSSFEGVRKALLDIQRNLGKNGGVVMDGRDIGTVIFPDADVKFFIDASVEERARRRLKDHIAQGEKTTLDALIEEIKKRDKDDSTRKHAPLKKAEDAIYIDTTGRNVSEIVDELLKYIEKKLCSQKTAKK, from the coding sequence ATGGCAGAAAAAAAAAGATTGATAATAGCTCTCGATGGCCCTGCTGGGGCTGGGAAAAGCACTCTGGCAAAAGAAATAGCATTAAAACTTGGCTACATCTATATCGACACAGGAGCGCTATACAGAACCATAGCATATTTGGCAATTAGAAAAAAGATAGACCTAAATTCTGAAAAAGAATTGACAGAATTAGCATTAAATACTACGGTATCACTGAAATACACACCAGAGGGTATTGAAATCAAAGCAAATGGGGAAGATGTTTCTTCTAAAATCAGAAGTCGTGAAGTTTCGATGGGAGCTTCAAAAGTTTCGTCCTTCGAGGGCGTTAGAAAAGCTCTTCTTGACATTCAGCGAAATTTAGGTAAAAACGGCGGTGTTGTAATGGATGGCAGGGATATTGGGACAGTTATCTTTCCAGATGCAGATGTAAAATTTTTTATTGATGCATCAGTTGAAGAAAGAGCAAGAAGAAGGCTGAAAGACCATATTGCCCAAGGTGAAAAAACAACATTAGATGCTTTGATTGAAGAAATAAAAAAAAGGGATAAAGACGATTCTACACGAAAACATGCACCCTTGAAAAAAGCTGAAGATGCGATATATATTGACACAACAGGCAGAAATGTGTCAGAAATTGTGGACGAACTTTTAAAATATATTGAAAAAAAACTTTGCAGTCAAAAAACTGCAAAAAAATAA
- the aroA gene encoding 3-phosphoshikimate 1-carboxyvinyltransferase, whose protein sequence is MTSTSKKLKGKINSLSGEITIPGDKSITHRAIIFSSIAEGKSKIDGISLGADCISTINAFRAMGIKIEIKKNRAVVEGKGINGLNEPADVIDAGNSGTTIRLLTGLLAGQKFLSIITGDSSLRRRPMARIIKPLKLMGANITARANNTLAPIVIKGRKLHSIKYSLPISSAQVKTAIILAALQAEGITEIIEPSKSRDHTERMLKYFGGNIKVSGRHIFVKKNETPFKARDFSIPGDFSSAAFFIAAATLIENAKLIIRGVGINRTRTGFLQALRKMGGNFKIINRTSKCGEPCADIVVEASKLKAMRFPKSLVPFTIDEFPIIFVLASLAEGTSVFEGIKELRYKESDRISVMAKGLSNMGVEVSEGDDWIKIKGAKKLKGALIESNGDHRIAMSFSIAALCAEGTTTIKDAGCINISFPQFYSLLRKITAGR, encoded by the coding sequence ATGACTTCAACATCAAAAAAGCTCAAAGGGAAAATCAATAGTCTCTCAGGTGAAATAACCATCCCGGGAGACAAATCAATAACTCATAGGGCAATTATATTCTCTTCCATTGCTGAGGGGAAATCAAAAATCGATGGAATTTCTCTTGGAGCCGACTGCATTTCAACTATCAATGCATTCAGGGCAATGGGAATAAAAATTGAGATAAAGAAAAATCGAGCTGTTGTAGAAGGGAAAGGTATTAACGGTCTCAATGAGCCGGCAGATGTCATCGATGCTGGCAATTCAGGCACCACTATACGGCTTCTCACAGGCCTTTTGGCAGGCCAAAAGTTTTTATCAATAATCACCGGCGATTCTTCTCTTAGGAGAAGACCAATGGCTCGAATCATAAAACCCTTGAAATTGATGGGGGCAAACATTACAGCAAGGGCAAACAATACTTTAGCACCTATTGTTATAAAAGGAAGAAAACTGCATTCTATAAAATATTCCCTTCCCATATCGAGTGCGCAGGTAAAAACAGCAATAATTCTCGCCGCATTGCAAGCAGAGGGAATCACAGAAATCATAGAGCCTTCAAAATCGAGGGACCACACAGAAAGGATGCTTAAGTATTTTGGAGGCAATATAAAAGTTTCAGGCAGGCATATTTTTGTCAAAAAAAATGAAACACCTTTCAAAGCAAGAGACTTTTCAATTCCCGGAGACTTTTCCTCTGCAGCTTTTTTCATTGCGGCTGCCACATTAATAGAAAATGCAAAATTGATTATAAGGGGAGTAGGAATCAACAGGACACGTACAGGATTTCTTCAAGCATTAAGAAAAATGGGGGGAAACTTTAAGATTATAAATCGCACATCAAAATGTGGAGAGCCGTGCGCTGATATAGTGGTTGAAGCTTCTAAGCTAAAAGCCATGAGGTTTCCTAAAAGTCTTGTCCCCTTTACTATTGACGAATTTCCAATAATCTTTGTTCTTGCCTCTTTGGCAGAAGGCACAAGTGTCTTTGAAGGCATAAAAGAGCTTCGATACAAAGAAAGTGACAGGATTTCTGTAATGGCAAAAGGCTTATCAAATATGGGTGTTGAGGTATCTGAAGGAGATGACTGGATTAAAATTAAAGGGGCAAAAAAACTCAAAGGGGCTCTTATTGAAAGCAATGGGGACCACAGGATTGCAATGTCATTCAGCATTGCAGCACTCTGTGCTGAAGGGACTACAACAATCAAAGATGCGGGCTGTATAAATATATCGTTCCCTCAGTTTTACAGCCTTTTAAGAAAAATAACGGCAGGAAGATAA